In a genomic window of Sporosarcina trichiuri:
- a CDS encoding XkdQ/YqbQ family protein, giving the protein MPVRSVTWKTDRLGKAGETEAEVVNPDPLKYPINNGAVVRIKDGDQKIFYGFVFNVKGGREDTVTVKAYDQLKYLMYNDTFVKKKMPASQAITEILKKYNCVVGSIAGTRVVLPAIVEDDKKALDVITQYLDNTLTATNKIYVLFDNFGKVDLMLADNMRIRPEDFYIGEDSLLYDYEYEASIDDDTYNQIKLVRDNEKKSKREVFIAKDSSTIAKWGMLQKFRKVDDSMKDAAVKQLAENLLQLHNREKKSLKLSAIGNWRVRAGRFMYFRIDKYGINRYFLIDEVEHEWKEGVHTMDLKVSVF; this is encoded by the coding sequence GTCACTTGGAAAACGGACCGGCTCGGCAAAGCCGGAGAGACGGAAGCGGAAGTCGTCAACCCGGATCCGCTGAAGTATCCGATCAACAACGGGGCGGTCGTCCGGATCAAGGACGGCGACCAGAAAATTTTCTACGGCTTCGTCTTCAATGTGAAAGGCGGGCGGGAAGACACCGTTACCGTCAAAGCCTACGATCAGCTGAAGTATCTGATGTACAACGACACGTTCGTGAAAAAGAAAATGCCCGCTTCCCAGGCCATCACGGAGATCCTGAAAAAGTACAACTGCGTGGTCGGCAGTATTGCGGGTACGCGTGTCGTCCTTCCGGCTATCGTCGAGGACGATAAGAAAGCGCTGGATGTGATCACGCAGTATCTGGATAATACGCTGACGGCGACGAACAAGATTTACGTACTGTTCGACAACTTCGGCAAGGTGGACTTGATGCTTGCCGACAACATGCGGATCCGACCAGAAGACTTTTACATCGGCGAGGACAGTCTCCTCTACGATTACGAGTATGAAGCCTCCATCGATGACGACACCTACAACCAGATCAAGCTCGTCCGTGACAACGAAAAGAAGTCAAAGCGTGAAGTCTTCATCGCTAAAGACTCGAGCACCATCGCCAAGTGGGGCATGCTCCAGAAGTTCCGGAAAGTCGACGACAGCATGAAAGACGCAGCAGTCAAACAGCTGGCCGAGAATCTGCTGCAGCTTCACAACCGGGAGAAGAAGTCACTCAAGCTGTCTGCGATCGGCAACTGGCGAGTGCGAGCCGGGCGCTTCATGTACTTCCGCATCGATAAGTACGGCATCAACCGGTACTTCCTCATTGACGAGGTCGAGCATGAATGGAAAGAGGGTGTCCATACGATGGACCTGAAAGTGAGTGTGTTCTGA
- a CDS encoding DUF2577 domain-containing protein, which produces MGLLETIKQTSTKAVAAGNPAQVLYGTVEKADPLEIRIHEKLKLTEEFLDVAKHLTRHERVVSIQYENPKTWTKAEIGDADKTTSSNQGFSNYEMKYAKMIFEDGLKIDDRVVLLRIQGGHRFYVIDRYREGENVWSYPKEK; this is translated from the coding sequence ATGGGCTTGCTCGAAACGATTAAACAGACGTCAACGAAAGCGGTGGCAGCCGGCAACCCGGCGCAAGTGCTGTACGGTACCGTTGAGAAAGCCGACCCGCTCGAGATCCGCATCCACGAAAAGCTGAAACTGACGGAAGAGTTCCTGGACGTGGCGAAGCATCTGACGCGCCATGAACGGGTTGTCAGCATCCAGTACGAAAACCCAAAGACCTGGACGAAAGCCGAAATCGGCGATGCCGACAAAACGACTTCGTCCAATCAAGGGTTCTCAAATTATGAAATGAAATACGCCAAGATGATTTTTGAAGACGGCTTGAAAATAGATGATCGAGTGGTGCTGCTCCGAATTCAAGGAGGGCACCGTTTTTATGTAATCGATCGATACCGGGAGGGAGAGAACGTATGGTCCTACCCCAAGGAGAAGTAA